Below is a genomic region from Henckelia pumila isolate YLH828 chromosome 3, ASM3356847v2, whole genome shotgun sequence.
CAAAAAGTAAAATTATTGGAGAAAAAAATTGCTTCTGCTaggagaaaaaaaaatctaaatgtTATGATTTGACTGActtattattcaaaatatttgagGTAAATTGTTATCGAGATTTCAAATGACAATCCTCCAGCAATTTAATTGTTATATATTTGTTATATTATATCATTCCAAATACTCACTCATTCTCGATTATATAAGCCACATtttttgtctcaaatatataggtttacattatatttaatattaattttatactCTTTTACTAATATATCATTATTAACTACTACATCTTGAAAATTGTTGATACGATATTGTTATAATAGTTAGTTTGTTAAGAGTAGTTGGTAGACGGTTATAGAAAAAGTTAactatttgattgtataaatagAAAAAGACTTGTAATTGTGGTCATTCAATAAGAAACATGACCAATATCTCTCCCTgaactcttcttcttctttttcttctctcAATCTTCATTCTTGAGAAGATTAACGATCTCGAATTCGCTTCCTAACATTTGGTGCTCTCGTTTCTTTTCATCTCATATTTCTGAGATTGTTGCTGCATTCCAGTGAAAATCGTGAGCGAATTATCATGGATGAGGGTACAACACTAGATGCAATTCTATCCAAACTCACTGTTTTACATGAAAATTCCAAATTATTGATCGAAAAACATCGTAGGAGCATTGAATCGGTCACGACTTTGAAAATGGACTACAAAATTGGGTTACGAAAAGCAAAAATCCCGATTGAGCAGTTTCATCATTGGCCACCACAGCAACCAGTGGCGATTCAATCTTCTGCGCATTCCAGCCCTCATTCCCACCCACCGTGGAACCACTCTTATTCATATTATTTCAAATCATCCCAAATCGATGTGGTTGGTGGCACCGCGATTCTTCGGCGAGAATTCAAGGGCTTGGATTTCATCCATTCAACGGTATTTCGATTTTTATAACACTCCATATACACAACGCCTAATAACTGCTGCTTTTTATTTGGATGGTGATGCACTAGTTTGGTATGAAGAGATGCATAAAATTCAGTTCTTCCTTTGTTGGAATGGCTTTTTATTGGCTTTAGAAAATCAATTTGGTGTATCGGACAATGTGGATTCTTTTGGTATATTAAGTGAAGTGATGCAACCTGATTCATCAATAGAGTTCCACCATATGTTTGATGAATTGCCCAAAAAGATTATTGATGTTAAGGGGCCGAAGAACCTCCCCTTTTCTGCTCTTCCACCACTGTTCCCTGCAATTCCTTCGAAAATTCAGTCAACAAGAGAAGTGGGCACGATTGACAAGGATAGGGTTGTACTGAAGTCATGTGGGGATcctactgttttttttttttttggtactaATTCTCATCAGGAGGTCCTGAGTCAGATTGAGTTTCGAGATGTGGTGAAGGTACTCGACTTCGATGATATTCATTCAATTGGCGATAACTCGACATGTTATCCTCCAtatgatgttgtttctattgaTTCTGGAAAAAATTCAACCAGCGGGGAGAAGTCATCCATGGTGAAAAGCGTGACAATGGAAGTTGCTGCACAGGAGTGGCCGCAAGATGAAAGGAGTGCTGCGATTTGGCTTGCCGTGAATCACGTCAGAGTTGCAGAAGCAGGTAAAAAAGGTAAATTGGAGGGTGTAACGTGGCTGGTGAAGACAGATCCTATTTTTGAACTTCATGGAACAATGTCTGCTCATCGATTCCGAAAAGCCCATATTCAAGAGCAGAACTCAAGGATACATAGAATTCAATCaattaaaatgataatttcatATATAAGTGGTGTTCACTTCACGGTCGACTTAATTAGAAGATACAGTGGTCGTAAGAtgggaaaaaaagaagaagaaggaagatATCGATTCTTGGCAACGGTCAACGCCCTTTTGATCAATTTCCCTTGAGGGCAAGGTGTTTTTTCATGGGGTGGGTAATGATACGACAAGGAATACCGACATAAGAGAAGAGAAGCCAAAGGACACATGCATCACTCAAATATTGGTTCAATGACTTATCATTGACAGGAACTTCTTGGGATGAGCTTGCGACTATTGGAGCACATACTCCGACTTTCACCATGAGGACAAGGTGTTTTTTAGGGAAAATGTAATGATACGAGATTGTTATAATAGTTAGTTTGTTAAGAGTAGTTGGTAGACGGTTATAACAAAAGTTAACTGTTTgattgtaaaaataaaaaaagacttGTAATTGTGGGCATTCAATAAGAAAGATGACCAATATCTCTCACTAAACTCTTCTTCTTCTCTGCTCTCAATCTTCATTCTTGAGGAGATTAGTGATCTCGATTTCGTTTCCTAACAATTGTGCAACCATTTTTTTGAATAcattaaataaggataaaatgAGAAGTTTGTACATAATTTACTTTTCCAGTTATTTTTCTGGGACGGAGATAGTATGTAGAACTGAACGCTTGTCCCTATACCAAAAACTATATATGGGATAatgatgcaactcaaatcttttaaaccgcacatcAGTCCAAGTATCATAGTTCGATCGCTCTACTAAGCAGGAACAATTATTGCACCTTAACATAGTATagtattttacattaaaataaaacaatatagCAACGttttaaacaatttttttaaaaagaaaaatatataaactcCACCGTCTACTTTGCTGCAAACAAAATGGCCCTCCCCCTGAAATAAATTCCCAGCCAGATACTAAAAGTGAGTTAGCCACTGTCATCATGCTGGGCCTGGCCCACATTTTACTTTACAATTTCTACAACAAACAGAAGTATTGTCCAAAAGTGGGCCCAATCAGCCCATAAACCCGCTGTGATCCATCACCACCTCCCTTCATGAATGCGACCCCCCGTCCGATTCTGTCATGCGAAGCCAAACTCCTCAGTGCGGTACATTTTTTTCGCGGGTCTTTTCTCTGTCTGCAGGTACCCGTGTGGAGTAATCTTTTCGCTATTTTGTAGTATCCAAGAACAAGTTTCGTGCCATTCCAAGGAAATTTCTTGCTTTTTCTCTTGCCCTCTTGCACTCCCGCGAATCCTTTCTCTGTGTGCGAGTGATTTTTCTCTTTTTGTTTTGTCATTTTGATCATGATATGAAATGCTTCGGTTGATTGTGTTGGCGGGTTCCGCATTTTGTTGAGTATCTTCTTTTTGGGCTTGCGGTTGGTCTCGTCTCTTGGAGGTTGGTTCGGTGGtttttcttgattttcttgGAGTTGTTTTGAGTTCTTGCATTGTATTGTAGCTCCCAGTTAGGTAAATTTGGAGCTTTGGATTGTTTGGATCTGTGTGTTTTTTTATTGTGATGTGCATTCTAGCTTTGCTTATATTGATTTGCAAACTTTCGTCgagtgatatttttttattttcgagaTTTTAACGTGCTTGGATTTAGGTGTTTTTTAGTGGATCTTGTCAGATAATTCTGTGCAGTTATGGATTTAGGATTTGAAACACAACTCGATGATATCATGAAGCTTATTGCATTGTGTGATATGGTTCCAGAACGAAGTTTGTGATTTTCTGGATCAACAAATAAAGATTCCTGCATCTGTCATTTCTTTCCCGTCTTAGTTGCCCAATTCTTGCCTCAAGTGTCCCACATTTTGGTTACAAATGGATGTGAATGTCTCTTAACTTTAATttctaaaaataagttgttCTGCCGAATCATTTAGCTTGAAGAATAATGTGCTGTTGGCAGTAGGGTAATTCGCCATATTGTATCTTCAGAAGTTTACAATGTTAAGTTGAATAAGGTTTGCTTTTCTCAGGAAGAAGTGTAGGACATGATTTAGATCAGTGAAATATTATGATACAAGAACAACCGTCGAGTGTGGTTAAAGAGAAGACTCCTTCATTGCCCAGGACAGGAGAGAGTTTGCAAGTTCAAGAGGAGCACAACTTCGAACATCCATTTGGCCAACCTTATCTTGATCCGAGTTGCTTGTTGAAACAGAACGTGAGTGATAAGCATGTGATCCAAGATAAATCTTCAGAGAATATGGCACATAATAACGATGAACTTGTTAAGAACATTTCGAATTTACCTGGCTTTCTCCAGCGAGTGGAGAAGAAAAAGAACATTCAAGAAAAGGCGTTGAATTTTGGAGTTCTTGATTGGAAGAGTTTGGAGAAATGGAAATTTAATGAACGCATGCCTGGGAAATATATTGGGAAAACATCGTTGCCTGGCAGTAATTTGTCTTCTACACCAGAAGGACCTCCTAAAATCAGtccaaacctgagaaagctaccCTCATCACATGATCTTCACCCCAGTTCATCTCCTGGAAAACCGCCAATTTCACATGGTTCACTGTTCGATTCCTTGTCACAGAGTAAACCACCTGCATTAAACAGTTTGCATCTGAATGAGGGAAAAAACAATGTTGCAGCTCTGacacatgataaaatcaattctCATGAGCAAAAGAATGAGCCAAGAGCTGGTGAACTGAACTTAACCTCTGAAAGTTTCCCATCAGAGCTTCAAGACATTAAGCTTCAAGAACCAGAACACTACCCTTGCCGGCAGAAAAGTTTCTTGGAAAGTTCTCAATATACAGAGTCCAGGACTTCATTTGATGAACCAATAAGTGAAGAAATTGGGAGCAGATTGTCTGCTTGCTTTTCTCCTCAAGAGTGTCACTCAGGAGAACTCTCTGCTCGTATTTCACACTTGTTTCTCCAGTCTTCTGTTTCCACAGTTCCCACTGAATCTGCCATCACTGCACCCTCTGACTTCAAGTGTTCAGCAGTGCAGGAGAAAACCACAAGGCATTCATTTTCAGTTGAAGGTTCCAAAAAAACGCGAGCTGATGTTTCCAATGACCCCACTTGTAAAGGAAGGCATCCATCCCCTGTTCATCGGTTCAGTTTTAACCTTGGGAGAATGAgtagaaattttagttttaaggAGAGTTTCGCTGTTCCACAGCTGAATCTTCTGCGTACTGCTACCAAATCTGAACCTGTAAAGCCCGAAATCTCCTCTAATGTGGATAACTTTGATAATGACATGTCGAACTCTAGAACCAGAGGGAGGTCCAGCCCTTTAAGAAGATTGCTCGACCCATTGCTGAAGCACAAAGGAGCTCAATCAAAGACTGTTCATCCACCAAACGAAAGCGTACAGTCCATGATATCTGGGGATATGGCCACCAAGGGGCGGTCTCAGGATAAGAAGCTTGGTACATCAACCTTGAAGGCTCTTTTCCTTCTGACATTGAAGAATGGACTCCCTTTCTTTAAATTTGTGGTCGAAAATAGAATTGACAAGCTTGCAGCTGTTTTATATAGGTATCCACAATCCGGAAAGAGTGACAACTGCAAGGTTTTTGCATTCTATTCTCTTCATGAGATTAGGAAAAAGGGTATGAACTGGATGAGCCAAGGATCAAAGGCTACAGATTCCAGCGGTCTTGGTTACGGTACCGTAGGTCAGATGAAAATTTCAAGCTCTTGCATTGACGAGGATTCTGGTCGATGTGTTGTCAGAGAATGTGTCTTATATGGTGTTGATCCAGTGGAGATAATCGAGCAAACCAATGAAGATTTACCCAACAAGGAGATTGCAGCCATTGTTGTGAAGAGCTCAGTCAAAAATCGTAATGATAAAGCATCGAGTAGTGCAAAAGGATTTGATAATGGGAACACacaagaaaatgaaatttcTGATAGTACAGTAGTCATCCTTCCAAGTGGTGTTCATGGTACACCCATTAAAGGTGCACCATGGCCATTAATTAGCCGATGGAGATCTTGTGGAGCATGTGATTGTGGAGGGTGGGATATCGCCTGCAAGCTTCGAGTCCTTACTAGCCACCATGATAATCGTTGCAAGATCATGAAACAATCAATTTCCAAGTCTTCTACTGATCTTGTTAATTTTTTCGTGCAGGTAAAAGTTTTACAATGATTCATGTCACTACTTTACCTCTTATGTCTGAACTCGGTACGTTAATATTTGGATTGAATTTTAAACATCTGACAGGAGGGACAGAACAATAGCAAGCCTGTTCTCACATTGGAGCCAGTTGGCAATGGATTTTACTCTGTTGCATTCGATGCATCAATTTCTCTTTTAGAGGCATTTGCCACATGTGTAGCATCTGTAACCTGTCGTAAGTTCTATAAAATCTTGGATGAGCATTCAGACACAGAATTCATCCCAGAACTTAATATGGGAACTGCTGACATGAAAACTTCGACATTCCAAGAGCCACGGCCTGCAGAGTATTCCACATGTCCGCCCTTGTCACCGGTTGGAAGGATCTGATGAGATGAACCAAGAAACCAGCATTTAgatatttgtttttttgaaTATGTGAGGCCAGTTCTAGCTCTCGAAGAGAGTGTAGTTGGCATTGGACATTAGATCGATTCCGATCAAGTGTAAATGATGGAGAACCAAGAATGATGCTATATTTTTTTTCCTGTAGAGTGTTAAGGGATCGGCTAATGTAGAAATGGTGTATGATCTATATGATCTTGTGTCACCTGTGTCCCCTCTGTAAAGTTCTGCGTGGTGATGTTAATCGTTATCGGTCGGGTTGGTATAGAGTCATTGCCGATCACTAGCTTCTTAACAAAACGATGTACATTCAACGCTTGGGGTATGATCAATCTCCAGGGCATCCATCGAAGACAAATTTTTAATCATGACATGGTTGTACAACTCCTCGACATTACAAAAAAATACTCGAGCCACTTGCCaaaagaaaatatattattataatttaaagcTTGCTGAGTCGAGAGATCGAACATTCAGACATTCAGCAGTAAAACCTAACACCAAAACGTGACCGAATATAGATCCTGACAAACAACAAAAAGATTTAAGTTTTACACCTAGTATCACATTTAAAGTAGAACCAGAAGCGTATTTGGATATGCTGCTCTCGATTACAGGTCGACATAGGATGCATGGTGAATACAAATGTGCCATTGGCCCTTAACCTTCTCAAAGACATTCGACGTAAAATGTCTTCCCCAGCTGCTGCCTTTTGTTTTAACCATTTCGATGCACGTAACATACCCTACATCGCCTCTGACATGGACCTGAACGTCCTTCGTCTCAATTTCTAGTGGGAATTCATAGTCTGCCCATACAAATTCCCAGCTCCCCATCACAAGGTCATAACCAGATATGCCACTTACACCAGGATGTACGACGCACACGTGCTCGCCTTTTGACCAGAGAGCTTGCATTGCAGCCAAATCGCCATTTCTGAACGAATTGTAAAATCTAGCATTTGCTGCTAATACCGCAGCCTTGCTGTCTTCCTGGAGAAGTCGAAGGCTATCCCTGAGTTTTGCGGCTTGAGCGTAGTTCTCTTGATCAATAGCAACCTTCAATTCTCGCTCTAATGTCTGCTCATTTAGTAAGATGCTTTCCCCACTCAAGGTTCCACCAGATTCCTCTCTTGTGACTTGACATGATATCAATGAGCGTGATCTTGAAGATTTCAGGAAAGGTGCTGTTCTGAACAAGTAAAgaattagatatatatttaagctaaaagaagaaagaaaacaaCTTAAAACAAGGATAAAGTGGAAAATATATAACACATCAACCAAGGATAACCTGGTATTTATAATTTAGCCGATGCACTAGGGACGCAGCAAAAACAACATATGGACCAAGGATAACATGGTATTTCTATTTAAGCCAATGCCCTAGGTAATTGCAAAATTATAGGAGCTCCAAAGCTTTCCAGTGCTACCGATAAGTTTGAAttggatttaaatttataaagctTGCGAGGTATTCAAAATATGATTTGAGCCAAACACAACCCTATTAGTTGAGTTCCCTATTAGTTGAGTTCAGCATCTTGTGCGCTTGAACTTCAGGGTGAGAAATAATACAGCTAAGGGTAGTAATTCCACAAATTTACCACTGCAAGCGGGTGAAATTCTAGCTCCCACTCCAAAATTTGCATCCATGAATAAATTGCATTGCTTGTGAGAACACAAGAAGTTCCGTTCTCCAGTATCGAGCATTACCTATAACAATAAAACCATTACAATTGCAATTTGAAACATCACTTcctaaaaataaacaaatacttAAAAACTAAACTAAGTATTTTCACTAAAGCAGAATCTGGCTTCTAGAAAAAACGAAAATAATGTAACTCAAATTATTCAACTAAATGGTTTCGAAGGGATTAAGAAACAAAAGCAATTAGCTGCAATCAATGAAAGTATAACTTTTTTCCACATACTATGTACATAATTCAAACGCTAACTACAAAATCAAAGAATTCCCATTCAAAACTCGAAACTCAGCAGACTAAAGCTCATTGTAGGATCTAATAACAGCGAACATTACTCAAATGAAAGCGTTAGAACATCAATTACATGGTTGAAGAAACTTGGTCTGTTGATTCGAGGATTTAACGAGACAGCAGAAAGACTCGACGCCTCCACTGCAGAAAGCATCTCACCAGCTgggaaaaaatcaaacaaaaaaatcaGAATCAAACAGCATAAAATCGAGTGATGAATACAAAATTGAGGGAAAAATTCACGAACCGACAAAAAAATAGGATTTGGTTTTCGACGTGATTGATAAGGGAGAGCTCCGAGTTGGTTCGATTGGCAGGCAAGAAAAACAACTTGCCTAGGAATGGTAGGGTAGAGCAATGGGGGAAAATTTGCCTAATGTTTGGGCTGTAATGATGGGCTTGCATAATGTTTGGGCTGTACTGATGGGCTTGATTCATTTTTGCTCTTGATCCGAACCAGAAATCCAACTTTGTTGAGTAGAACTTGCAAAATTAAATTTAGCCTTGAATGGAAgtatttcaaatcaatggatttcaaatacaattttgttgtttagagaagtagcaccacaaacatcaaatccacttcttttatgtttatatggtaATTCATGATAGTTAGGATGAATTTTAAGTTCATCCAATAAAGTGGTGATTTAGAATCCTTTTTAATCCATCTAAGtaatgtgtaaataattaagctatgaatttgagatttttctatgtttcatggttaacactaaaattataatcgaaattcatggatttgaaatacttCAATCCAAACACAACCTTAAGTTATTTAACCCTGACACGTTTATTTCGACAAATCAATCgatcaattttgatttttttttttttttttatgttgatCATTTTTATAATCAACGAAAATGTTAAATAGATATATTTTTTCCGATATGGTTTGATGGGTATCTTCTTTTGTGTATAACGTAAACAGTTACCATGGGGCGTATTCTTACCAAATGATGAGGGAGGGGCATTA
It encodes:
- the LOC140887584 gene encoding uncharacterized protein, with protein sequence MLSAVEASSLSAVSLNPRINRPSFFNHVMLDTGERNFLCSHKQCNLFMDANFGVGARISPACSAPFLKSSRSRSLISCQVTREESGGTLSGESILLNEQTLERELKVAIDQENYAQAAKLRDSLRLLQEDSKAAVLAANARFYNSFRNGDLAAMQALWSKGEHVCVVHPGVSGISGYDLVMGSWEFVWADYEFPLEIETKDVQVHVRGDVGYVTCIEMVKTKGSSWGRHFTSNVFEKVKGQWHICIHHASYVDL
- the LOC140887583 gene encoding uncharacterized protein, which codes for MIQEQPSSVVKEKTPSLPRTGESLQVQEEHNFEHPFGQPYLDPSCLLKQNVSDKHVIQDKSSENMAHNNDELVKNISNLPGFLQRVEKKKNIQEKALNFGVLDWKSLEKWKFNERMPGKYIGKTSLPGSNLSSTPEGPPKISPNLRKLPSSHDLHPSSSPGKPPISHGSLFDSLSQSKPPALNSLHLNEGKNNVAALTHDKINSHEQKNEPRAGELNLTSESFPSELQDIKLQEPEHYPCRQKSFLESSQYTESRTSFDEPISEEIGSRLSACFSPQECHSGELSARISHLFLQSSVSTVPTESAITAPSDFKCSAVQEKTTRHSFSVEGSKKTRADVSNDPTCKGRHPSPVHRFSFNLGRMSRNFSFKESFAVPQLNLLRTATKSEPVKPEISSNVDNFDNDMSNSRTRGRSSPLRRLLDPLLKHKGAQSKTVHPPNESVQSMISGDMATKGRSQDKKLGTSTLKALFLLTLKNGLPFFKFVVENRIDKLAAVLYRYPQSGKSDNCKVFAFYSLHEIRKKGMNWMSQGSKATDSSGLGYGTVGQMKISSSCIDEDSGRCVVRECVLYGVDPVEIIEQTNEDLPNKEIAAIVVKSSVKNRNDKASSSAKGFDNGNTQENEISDSTVVILPSGVHGTPIKGAPWPLISRWRSCGACDCGGWDIACKLRVLTSHHDNRCKIMKQSISKSSTDLVNFFVQEGQNNSKPVLTLEPVGNGFYSVAFDASISLLEAFATCVASVTCRKFYKILDEHSDTEFIPELNMGTADMKTSTFQEPRPAEYSTCPPLSPVGRI